GCGCGAGTGTCCGTTCCCCGACTGTGAGTGGGCCTACGAGTACGCCCCCGACTACGACGGCCGACTTGAGGCTGACTTTCGCTCGGAGATGCACTACGAACGCGAGCACGCGGGCGAAGTGCGGATCAAGGTCACACTCGAGACGGCCCAGCTACTCGGCGACCGCAACCCGATGGCCGTCGCCGAACACGCCCACGAACGGTTTGCGGACAAGACGACCGCTGGCTACGAGGTCGCGTATGCATGTGCGGAGGTCACGGAGGAAGCGGACGATCACAGCGTACTTGCGGAGGACGACGATGCCGAGTAACGACGGCCTCGTGAATGCCGCGTTCCGCCTCGTGTCCGTCGCCCTCGTGGCCCCGATCGCCCTCGCGTTCGAGGCTTACGACCGCCTGCGTGGGCGTGACGCCGAGCCGACGGCCACTACGCCGAGTACCGTCGAGGACGCCGAGCCGACCGAGACTGACGACGCCGACGTTCCGATCCGAAGCGATACGACGGCCGCCGATCTGCTTGAGGGGTTCGATGAGTAGCCAAATCCCCGAGGCCGCTACGTGAATTTCTACTGCCCGGAATGCCAAGCGAACCCGGACGAGATCGAGGTCGTGTTCGACCGCGAGGGCTGGTCGGTCCTTCGGCACGCCTACTGTCTCACGGCGCTCAACGCGGCGATCGACGACGCCGCCCAGCCCGTCGCGGCGAGGCACCTACCGGAGGGGACGTTCGACGACCGGCTGTTTTGGACGGAGGACGAACCGTGACCGACGGCTCACTCGAGGCGGCCACCAGTTCGGTCGTGATTGTCGTCACGCTCGCGGCGCTTGCGACCGGCACGTTCGACCTCCGGTTGGCGGCGGCCGTGCTGCTCGTCACTCACGCCGGACTCGGCGCGCTGGTCGCCCGACATTATCTCGCCGCTCGGTAGACTGCTTTTCACTCGTGACACAGGGTGTCTACAGGCTGAGCAGGCCGAGTGCCTCGGGGCTTGACCCCGAGGCGGTTCACGAGGAACTAGATTACTAGAGGGTGTCATAGAATACTTCACAAGGTATTGTTTTCGTAGGTTCCACGGTGAATCACCCGTTACATCGTTCCTGTCTATTGATCGTCATACTCGTTACAGACCGAGGCGGAAGTCTGCAGATAGTGTTCTATAGGGTGGTGGCTTCAGTTGTCGGAGTCGGTCTCTTTGGACGATTCAGAGTACCCGTCGTAAATCACTCCGCTCTCGCTGAACTCCAAATTCTATACCTTCGCCTTTCCGCAGTCCGTGCATTGGAAGCCAACGACAATTCTATTATCGCCACCGCCATGTCCGACACCTTTTATTTCCCATCGGTGTTCGTCCTGTTCATCTACCATTTGCAGTTAGCCACTACCCCCAGAAAAAAGTGTTGGGGAAATCACCCAAATACCGCAGTAACATTCTTAGTTGTTAATAGCTCACCCTGCATCTATCAATTCAAGAGGGGTATGTGAACTGTTCTATGACACCCTCTTACTAGCCTACTGCTTCGGCAAACACCTTTCAAGGAGACAGCCGAAGTCCATGCTAACATATACCGTATGCGCTCACACAAGACCTACCGCCGCTGGCATGAGAGACAGGAAACCAAACCCTGCGTCAACTGTGGCGTCTATTTCGAATCCGGGCATGCCGTCGAACTAACGCGCGACGGAACGGCCCACGTCGACTGTGCTGACCCGTGGAAGGGCTATTTCGCGACCGACGACTAGCGCACTTTTCATTCGACACGCAGCGTCGCCCAAAAGCGGCGAGCCCGGCGTAGCGCGGGCAACGACTGACGCCGAGCGCTGGTGATGATGATCGGAGACAGACTGTCGCGCGTGGCGGACGCGACGAGTACGAATCCCACGGCTAGTGACACGTACTTTTTGGCCCGTGCGATTCCAACTATAACCTCTCACAAATCCGGCGAGCCGCGGGTAGCGACTGACGCCGGACGGAATCGGTAGAGCGATTGTCGCGCAGTGACACACAACGCGACATGTGAGTGTATCACACCCACCGGCACATAGCTTGGGGTCATGCCACTCGTTCACCGGAACCGTAGTGTGCATGGAAACGCCGCGAGCGGCACGGGAGAGTGGGAAACGCCCGCTCGCGGTGTACTGGTGGCGGTTCGGGAGTGTCGCGTACTGGGGGAGACGCGACAGTCGATGCAAGGCCCGCGAGCCGTTTGAGTGCGACGCCAACAGCATTTGGCCGGCCCGGCAGGTGCGTGGGGCTGTCTCCGCAACGGCTATGGAATAGCGAGCGAAAGCCCACGCTGGCCGTCGCGTCTGCCAGTCGCCTCGGGTCTGAACGTTCACCGTTTGGGGTTTCGTTCTGCCAACCCGGCCGACCGTCACGGCGGCGGTCACTTCGACTGCCGTGTCAGCGGCACGCAGCGGGGAGAACGAGGCGTCTATTACCGTATTACCGAACGGAGAACTACGTTACTCAGAAGTAAACTGTCTTGCTCGTCCTAATAGTCCAACTGCTCAAGCATATCTTGCACGTCGTGTGCGTCCACACCGTCCAAACTCTCCAAACCGTACTCGACTAGCAGCGGGTAGAAGTGACGATTCTTCTCGAGGTCCTCGCCGAACTCGCGTTCGTACTCGGCGCTGAGCATCTTGTAGCGGTAGCGCAACTCGTCGCGCTGGCCTTCGGGCAGGTAGAAGTACGTCCCGACCTGTTCGTCTTTCACGCGCTCGGTGTCGTCTTCACTCTCATCGCTTTCGTCCGTCTCGTCACTCTCTGCCGGTTCGTCTGTCTCGTCGGGTTCGGCTAAGTCGCCCGTCTCTGGCGTCTCGCCGGTCTGTTCCGCTTCGCCCGTTTCGTCTGTCTCGCTCGTCTGTGCTGGTTTGTCTGTTTCGGACGGTTTTGACGATTTGGACGCCTGCTCTCGCACGCGCTGTTTGGATCGGTTTCGCTTCCCCCGAAGGCGCTCGGCACGGTCGTCGCTCATGTACGCACCTCCGGTTCGGCGAATCCAAACTGGTCGTCAAGCCCAGCGGCGATCTCCAAGAAGACCTCGCACATGTCGCTTTCCGGGTTGTACTCGAGTAGCGAGACGCCGTCCTCGAGCGCGTATTGGATGTCCGCACGCTCTCGCACTTCCCAGACGGGCACGTCGTCAAAGGCGTCGTTGATCCATTCGACCATGTGCTGAGCTTGGTTCTTGCGCACGTCGATCCGATTCGTGACGACGCCGACCTCGTCGATCGTAATCTCGTAGTCCAACTCGAGCGAACCGACGTGATCGAATAGCAGCTCGAAGGCGCGCTTACTCGTGGACTCGGCCAGCGCCGGAATCAGGATGTTCTGGGCGGCAAACAGCGCGTTATCGGTGAGATTTCCCAGGTTCGGCGGACAGTCGATAATTACGTAGTCGTAGTCGTCTTCGACGTACTCGAGGAGCAAGTCGAGTTGCTCCCCGCCGCGACGGGACAGCGTCAACTCCGGCTCGGCGGCGGTCATATCGATGTTCGACGGAATCACGTCCATTTCCTCGTGTTCACGCACGATCTCGGTGACGCGCTCGCGGTCTTCGGGCTCGGTGAGACAGTCGAACAGGCTCGGCGGTGCCTCGTCGTAGGCGTCGGGCATCCCTAGGTCTTCGGTCGCGTTGCCCTGCGGGTCAATGTCGACGAACAGCACGTCCCGACCACGCTGGTTCAACGCCCCGGCGACGTTGATCGCGACGGTCGACTTCCCAACACCACCCTTCTGGTTCGTCACAGCTATCTTTGCTGGTTGTGCCATACAAACTCGTTTGGACAGCAGTGATATAAACGATGTGCTGACAGTCAAAACTTAGAATCAGTACTCGCCGGCCAGATTCCGCTGCCCGCCCTCGCGCTGTGCCCGTTCGTCGCGAGCGGCGGCGACGTTCTCCGGCGTATACTGTGGGAAGACCTCCGCGTCGGCCTTCCGATCGGCACACCGATCACAGACACGCCGTTCCCCATCCCGGCGCTCGAGCGTGACCTGGAGGAACACCTCGGGCGGCCCGACCGCGCCACACACGCGACAATAGGTCCAGTCGGGATAGCCGGCCACGTCGAGCGCGCACAGCTCGTAGGGCTCGAGGTCGGGCTCGTAGATATCCAACACGCGAAGCCGAGCGTTCCGAAAGGTTGCGTACTCGAAACCGGCGACCGGTCGCCAATCGCAGAGGTGGGCGTCTTTCCGCATCCCGGCCATATCGTACAGATGCTCGCGTGTCTTGCCGTCATTGTGACTGTCCTCTGGGTGCCACTCGCCGGTCGTCTCGCGGTCGCGGTGGGTCGTTTCGACGGGCATCTACGACTCTCCTCCGAGTAATCGATCAACCGATGGGTGGCGATCCTCGCACCAGCGCGTGAGACACCGGTCGCCGATCTTCTCGAGGCCACACGTTGGACAGACCTCACCGGGCATCACTTCCACCTCCGGGCAATTCGAGGACCACGTCAGCGGTCTCGCCCTTCCCGACCGTCTCGCATGTCAGGTGGCGGTGGTTGTGGGCGACCCGTTCGGCGATCTCCCGATTCGTCGCGGCGTCGAGACCGTCGCCGGCCTCGAGCGAGCGTTCGTACTCCACTCGCAGTTATCGCAGTAGGCGCGCATCGTGCCGTCGGCAGTGGGGACGGGACTACTCATCGGTCTCACCCGGTCGCTCCCGATTCTCCCAGTTCCAATCGTACTAGTCCGTACAGAACGGCGATTCTTCGGCGGGTCGCACTTCGATGTGGGTGCCCTTCCGAAGCTCTGCCCGGACCCACTCTGTGGTGAACATCCGCACGTTGTAGTCGTCGTACTCGTCGGGCCAGACCGGGACGCGGTGGCCAAACAGCATCGTCCGACCGGGCATGGCCTTCGGGTAGGTGCTGATACACGACCACATCCGCACGAGCACGCCGCGGTTGTTCTCATACGGCGTCGGCCGAAGCCACGGGGACGCACCGACGTTTCGGAGGACGATGCACAGCTCACCTTCCGCGTCGGCGACGGTCTTGACGGCCTCGTCGACGACCGCGTAATCGGGCCGGTTGCCCGGCGTCTCGCGGACCGGGATTGTCTCGCCGAGATCGACGCCCGCGACCTGTTGAACGGGTTCGCTAATCATCGGAATCACCGTCCGACTCCGGCGGGAGGTGTCGCTCGGCCCAGATCCGATGCTCGTCGTTGCACGGCTCACAGACGCGCGTCTTCGCCGTGTGCCCGTCCACGTTCTCGACTTTGACGAGATAGTCCGCACGCCGGCCACAGCCAAAGGCACACTCGCCACGATCGGGACCCTCGAGACGGACCGCGCTGGTCGGCATCGGTCCCCCGGCGCGTTCCCAGCGCTCACTCTCGCTACTCATCGCCCGGCACCTCCGTCTCGAGCATCGAGTAGTTCGTCTCGTCGAGACAGTCGCCATGCACGCGAATCTCGAGGTCGTCACGAATCGTCTGTGCGAGGTCGTAGTCCGCGCCGTCCCCGCCGACAGCCTCGAGTGCATCCGCGACCGCGTCGGCCGCTTCTTGGTCCGAAATGTCGAACTCGGCGGGCACGTCAGCGTCGTCGGGAATCCCGAACTCCTGCATGACGAGTCGCTCGCCCGACGACATGTCGATGGGCTTCCCACAGAGGTCACAGCGCCCGGCGTTCTGTTCGACGGCGTGCTCGCTACTCATCGGAATCACCGTCCTCGATGTACCGCTCGAGATTGGCGCGCCGAAGCACGTCGTCGGGCACGTCCGCGGGTGACGAGTACGCGAGCACGCTGTGGATCGCCGACCGGAACCGCTCGAGCCGGAACGACTGTGCGAGACACTTCCCACACGGCTTGCAGTTGTACTTCAACACGGCCTCGGCGGCCGTCTCCGCGTCGACGCGCGACCACAACGAGCCGTCGGGCAACCGCTGGCCGCATTTCGGGTGGTACTCGTAGTCGTACTCGTCGTGATCGGCTTCGGCCCGTTCGTGGACCGTGCCCGACGACGAGGACACGAACCGACAGTCGCCAGCTTCGAGGATCGTGTCGCCGTTCGGGGCCGTTTTCGCCCGGCGCTCTGGGCGCTCTGGTTCGCTACTCATACTCGCTCCCCCGCGTACACCTCGAGATACACCTCGGACACCGAGTACGCCTCCGTACTCTCGAGGGCCACCGTCTCGGCGACCTCGGTCAGCGCCGTCGGCGTCGGCACGTAGCCGTCGCGCTCGTGGTATTTCAGTACGGTACTCCCGTCGCAGTCGTAGAACCACTGCCAGCCCGTCGTGGGGTCCCCACAGCGGAGGACTTGATCCTCGCGGAGGCCGGCGAACGGATCGGCCCGCCGCGGCGTGGCGTGCGTGGTCGTCGAGTCTGCTTCGATGCTCATGTCTGGATACTCCGATTCCGGCGGGCTCGCGTGTGCGAGTCGCCCGAATCCTCTGTTATAGGATTTGTGAATAATATATATATATATATAAGTGTTATCCCGATAGACGGGGCGCTCGGGTATGCGAGCCGCGAGAGAACGGGCGAATCGCACATTCTGAAAATGCCCCGAATCGCTATCTGTCTCTGTGTGGTCACTCCACATGGCCGGTCGGACGGTCCGGCCAACAGGAACATCCAGGGAACGGGAGACACGGCTTCGCGTACCACCTCCCGCGCCTTTCGCCCTCGAAAAAGAAACTCGCTATTCTTCGTCGTCCCGATCGGGCTCGCGAGCCGCGCGGCCGGCGGGCGTGTCGGGCCACTCGTCGCGTTTGTACTCGCCGCTGTGGGTTCCGTTGACGTGCTCGAGGAGTTCGGCGATGCCGCCGGTCGTGCACGCACAGTCGGGCGACGGACAGTCGTAGGTCTTGGCGTCGGTCATTGGGCGGTGGTAGGGACGTGGGGAAGATCAGTACCTCACAAAGCCGGTTAGTTAGAACGTCTGCTTGCTGAAGGTGTGTTCAAGACCCAACAAGCAGACAATGAAATCCACGAAGACGAACTCCTTAACTTTCTCGTCAACCGGCTTGACGAGGAAGTTTCGCTCGGCCTTTCGAAAAACGCTGAAATAGATGCTGAGGTCATCTACGAGGTCCTCGTCGGCGCGTGCGCCGACGGGACCTCGGTCTCTACGTTATGTGGCTCTAGCGAGAACTCACCCGCAGCGAACACGATTCTCTATCATCTGCGGACGAAGTTCGAGCCGGAACGGCTCGAACGAGTGGCTAACACACTCCTTCGGCAGGATGTCGTCGAATTGCTCCCCGAGCAGGTGGAGGTCTGCGCAGACCTCCACCTGCGACCCTACTACGGTGACGAAGCCGACACAGACGGCCTCTACCACTCCGAGGCCAAGCGCGGAACCACCGCCTTCCACGCCTACGCCACACTCTACGCGCGTGTGAAGAACAAACGCTACACGCTGGCGGTGCGCCGTCTCGAAGACGGCGACACCGCCAGCAGCGTCCTCGCTGAGTTCCTCGGCGTCCTCGACGGCCTTGACACCGAAGTCAAGGCCGTCTACCTCGATCGCGGATTCTACGACAGCAAGTGTCTCACGTTACTCCAGACGCACAACTACGCCTACGTTGTCCCGATTATCCGGTGGGGTGAGACGATTCAGCAGGAACTCTCGGAAGGATGGAGTCGCGTCATCAACCACGACCTGACAGGGAAACTCGACGGTCACAGCTGGACCGTCGAGTTTCCGGTCTACATCGACTGTACGTACCTGAACGGACGGTACGACGAGAACGGCGTGGCGCGTCACGGCTACGCCGCTGACGCACCGTTCATTGACACGCCACGCGACGCTCGATACCATTACTCGAAACGCTTCGGTATCGAGTCGAGCTATCGCTTGTCCGAGCAAACGATAGCGACGACAACAACGCGAGACGCGACGGTGAGACTGCTGTACGTCGTAGTAAGTCTGCTGTTGCAGAACGTCTGGCGGTATCTCCACCACGAATACGTGGCGACGCCCCGCCGAGGCGGGCGCCGCCTCTGGTGGTGGCCGTACAAGGAGTTTATCAATATGGTTCGACGGGCTGCGTGGACGGCCCTCGCGGTGCGTCGGGCCGTCCCCGCGAACCGGCCACCAGACGACCGGTTCCACCGGTAGTCACCGACCAGGAACGCCGCCTTGTGAGTGGCTACGCTGTCGCTGTCGGCGGCGGTCAGCCGCCGACGCGACAGCTCCGCCTTCGAACAGCGTTGTTCAACCG
This sequence is a window from Natrinema sp. CBA1119. Protein-coding genes within it:
- a CDS encoding ParA family protein, which produces MAQPAKIAVTNQKGGVGKSTVAINVAGALNQRGRDVLFVDIDPQGNATEDLGMPDAYDEAPPSLFDCLTEPEDRERVTEIVREHEEMDVIPSNIDMTAAEPELTLSRRGGEQLDLLLEYVEDDYDYVIIDCPPNLGNLTDNALFAAQNILIPALAESTSKRAFELLFDHVGSLELDYEITIDEVGVVTNRIDVRKNQAQHMVEWINDAFDDVPVWEVRERADIQYALEDGVSLLEYNPESDMCEVFLEIAAGLDDQFGFAEPEVRT
- a CDS encoding ISH3 family transposase — encoded protein: MFKTQQADNEIHEDELLNFLVNRLDEEVSLGLSKNAEIDAEVIYEVLVGACADGTSVSTLCGSSENSPAANTILYHLRTKFEPERLERVANTLLRQDVVELLPEQVEVCADLHLRPYYGDEADTDGLYHSEAKRGTTAFHAYATLYARVKNKRYTLAVRRLEDGDTASSVLAEFLGVLDGLDTEVKAVYLDRGFYDSKCLTLLQTHNYAYVVPIIRWGETIQQELSEGWSRVINHDLTGKLDGHSWTVEFPVYIDCTYLNGRYDENGVARHGYAADAPFIDTPRDARYHYSKRFGIESSYRLSEQTIATTTTRDATVRLLYVVVSLLLQNVWRYLHHEYVATPRRGGRRLWWWPYKEFINMVRRAAWTALAVRRAVPANRPPDDRFHR